A window of Phoenix dactylifera cultivar Barhee BC4 unplaced genomic scaffold, palm_55x_up_171113_PBpolish2nd_filt_p 000432F, whole genome shotgun sequence genomic DNA:
AAGTTCAGAGCATTCTCAATTGTGTTTGTCCCTCACAAAAGCAAGTCAGCATGTAATCAATAATTTACTATGTATTACATAGTCTAGTACAAATTATAGCTTTGAAAATGTAATAGTATTAAAAGTTAAACAAACACATCTTCATGTCAACTTGGTCACATGAATGTCATGGAGAATAACATGTAATTAGCTAATCCTAATaagaacaaaaaagaaacaataacTCTTTTTGAGGAAAAATATTGTGTCTCTTTAACGAGCATGGAAGTGTGTAATGCATTGATAAGTTACCACGGTCATAGCTATGTTACCTTTTTTTCTATAGAGATAAACCTAAAGATGCTCTTAACATATCTCgaacaatgtattaaaaaatataaacaaatttgTAACGCCATTGTTCTTACATTACAAACAAGGAATTGCAGCATACCTGGGGCCAAATATCCTCGTGTGCCTGCAAGCATACTCCAATTAGATGAATCAGGCTTTAGAAGTCTAGCAATACCGAAGTCCGAAATACAAGCCTTGTATTCTGAATCAAGTAGAATATTATTACTTGTTATGTCTCGATGCACTAATGGCGGAGCGCAATCATAGTGCATGTATGATAGAGCATGACCAATATGTTTTACAACATCCACTCTTTTGGACCAATCCAATTCAGCGGCACCTTCACTTCGGAGAATATTTGCCAAGCTTCCTCTCTCCATGTATTCACAAACAAGAAACTTATGTCGAGCACTAGAGCAAAAACCATAAAGCTTCACAATATTCCGATGTTGGATATGGGTCAGTGCACGTATTTCGTTCCAAAAAGTTTGCTTGTCGGGTGTGTTTTCAATTTCTAATTGATGAAATTTCTTTACAGCAACCAACTTGCTGCTTGGCAGCAGTGCTTTGTAAACACTGGAAAATGCTCCAGTGCCAATGCAGTACTTAGCATCAAAATCCTCTGTTGCTTGAATGATGCCATTGTATACATCTTCTCCATTGAAGTTCCAAATAGAGAATCCCCCTTCTTCAATACTTGCATTATTTATCGcatatttctttcttctaataattaggaaagcaaataaaacaaatataaataagatACTAGGAACAGTAATTAACAAGAGAAGTTTGTGGTGCTTATTTGAATCatctttgctggttgtaaacgaGCCACATGAAGGCAAACCTTTCACTACACCACACAAACCCTTGTTGTGGGTGAACCACATCACTGGAGCATTCTGAAAAATTCTGTTATTGGGTAGTGGGCCTTCTAATTCATTGTATGATAATTCTACAGATAACAAGCTAATCATATCACTCAAAGATGATGGAACATGACCGGTCAGCTTATTGTGTGATAGGTTCATAACTTCTAGCTTATTCAGTTTGCCAAATTGTGATGGTATCTCTCCAGTAAATGAGTTGTAGCTTAGATCTAGGAAGACTTGTAGGTTTACTAGATTTCCAATTTGAAAGGGAATGCTTCCATTAAAATGATTGTTTCCAAGCTTTAGCGATTGAAGTTTTATGCAGTTGCCTAATTGTTCTGGTACCCTTCCTCTTAGTTGATTTGCTGACAGATCGAGAATCTCCAAATTAGATAGTTCTCCAAATTCTGGATATACCTCTCCAACAAGTTGGTTATTGCTCAAAGTCAAGTTATATAGATTAGTTAACTTGCTCAGATCCTTCGGAATCTCTCCTGATAGATAGTTCGAGGAAAGGTCAAGTTCTTGTAGTCCTGTCAACTTTCCAAGTTCTGCTGGTATGCTTCCTGTAACCTTGTTGCTGGAGATTCTTAAGAGTGACAAATTATGACATCCTCCCCAATTTGGTGAGAGCTTACCAGATAGTCTGTTGAAGCTTAAATCGATGTACCAGAGATGTGGATACACTCCAAGATTTTTAGATACATCCCCGGATAGTTGGTTCTGCTGAAGTCGGACAGTGCTCAGGCTTGTACAATTTGTCAAGCTTTTGGGAATCGGACCTTCAAAATGGTTGTTGCTCAAAACAAGATAATATAGAACTCCTCCTTTGCATATGTCATGGGGTAAATTGCCAGAAAAATTGTTGTTCATCAATTGGAGAAGTTTCAAATTTGTAATATTGTTAAATTCCTGAGGCAAATAACCAGATAGTCGATTGTTGAATAAGCACAAATTAGTAAGATTGGTTAAGCTTCCAAAAGATGGAGGGATTGAGCCAGAGATCTGATTTTCAAAGAGGTACAAGTGTTCAAGCTTGGTTAGATTTCCTATATTAGCAGGGATTGAACCATTTAAAAGGTTGGTATAGATTTCCAAATCTCTCAAGCTTATCAAGTTTCCTAATTCATGAGGAATTGATCCAGAGATCTGATTTTCAAAGAGGCACAAGATTTCAAGCTTGGTTAAATTTCCTAAGCGAGTGGGGATGGAACCTACTAAACTATTTTGTTGAAGTGATAGCCCAGTTAACTTCACTAGATTTCCTATTTCATGAGGAATTGATCCAGAAAGATGATTATCCCAAAGACCGAACCAGTCAAGCTTGGTCCAGTTTCCCAAGCTAAGAGGGATGAAACCTGTCAGATTGTTATAACCCATGTCTAAATAAACTAGGTTTACGAGATTCCCTAATTCAGGagggatggagccagatatccCGTTGTTGGAGCAATCCAATAATTGAAGCCGGGTTAAATTTCCCAAAGTGGGAGGGATGGAACCTGTAATATGGTTGGTGTAGATTGTCAACTCCAAGAGATTCCCAAGCCTTCCTAATTCCTTTGGGATGGTACCTGAAAGGTTATTCTGGGATAGGTATAAGAAGTTAAGCCTTGTCATATTACTTAGCCAAAGAGGAATAGAACCACTTATCTGATTCTCACTAAGATTGAAAGAGTTGAGCTTTGTCAGAGAGCTGATCTGTAGTGGAATTGTCCCTATGAAGTTATTAGTGCAGAGATCAAGAGAGGCGAGCTTCGAAAGAGAAGATATTGTGGGAGGGATGCTTCCATAGAGCTTGTTGAATGTGAGGTTGAGACTGGTAAGTGATGACAGGAGGGAGAAGTTGAGGGAAATCAACGTTCCTGCCAGACCCATATGGGCCAGATTCACCTCTGTGATCACATGTCGGCCTCGACGTGTGACGCTGCATGCGATTCCAGTCCAGTTGCATGGACTAGTGTTGAGGCTCCAAGATTCAAGTGATCCTTGGCTCTGGAGGCTGGCTTTCCACTGGAGGAGGGTCCTcccttgggatgcaagtgaagTTGATGCCAAGGCAAGAAGAAATGAAAGGATTGGAAACAGAAGAAGGGTGGAGAGGAATTTTGGAGGTGACATAGCTAAGGTTCTGATAGGCCCAAGGTGTTTCAAAGTTATTGTAGTTGTTGAGAGAGAGTTCGTGGCCTTTTATAGCCACCATCTAGTTGCATATTCCTTTGCGCATGTCTACCGTAAGGGACaggtgatagaaatttttgtgaTGCTTTGAATGTTTCAAGCTGAACAAGGGTTGGCGGATAGTGACTTTACCCAAACCCTACGAAACTGGACTGGACTTTGGGAACATGTCATGCTCTATTTCAACCAATGGGTGACTGGCATGTAATCAATATCGGTGGGGCCATCATGTCTGCCTTGTTTTTGTTGGGCACTATGTTGCCATCCACCTACAGTTCTATCTCTCCTTCAACAAAAAGTCTTTGGTTGTATCTCTCCACCGTTCGCTAGTGCTATGGGCTTCAAACTTATCCTTCAGTGGCTGTTGTCAGCTTATAAAATTCTTCCGTGATTGCCATGGCGCGCCGCCGCCACGTAGTGCATGTGATGTGGAATATAATTTCTTCAACTGCAGTCTCTATCCCATTTGAGAAATAGATGCATCACTAAAAGCCAAACGAAAGGGATGGCATTTGAttctgaaataaaataaacgATGGGAGttttataacctttaaacacGTATCGTAGCGAAGAAAGAGAGCATCCTCGAAATCAAAGAATCCAAGCTTAGCCACTCATCTTACATCTGTTGAAAAGTAATGCCCTTCTTTGGTCTAAGGAATATTCTGGAATAACATTTTCTATGTTGGCGTCAAGTTTCCAAGTGTTTCTCTTAGTCAAAAGTTATTTAAGGTGTAAGTCCCCTCACGCCACGTCTTGTAGAAAATGTTTCTCATGCAGAGAAAGGGTGCCATGTAGCATTAGAGATATGGAATATCAAAAAGTGCAAAGTCTCTGACATATATTAATTGCATTTCAATCTTACACATCAACCCATGCGCCAATTTGGTTAAATtaacaaaaagacaacccaatgCACAAGAGTACTACCAGCGGGGTCTAGGAGGGTTAAATATACATGGCCTTACTCTCTCACATATGGAGAGCTTTTTTCCGTGTTTTGAACCCATAACACACCCAAGCCACAACAAAGCAAATTTATCAGTATGCCAAGCCTTACTCTCACttgattaaattaaattaatatttttctatttcattGCTTTGTATGGTCCGCTTTGTTCATCGAATCACCAAAACACTATTCAGCCATTAACCTATATTTCTATGCCATTAACCTATATTTCTATGGCTAGCTAGTATTAGCTCATTTAGTTGGTATCTAACAATACTGCATAGAAGAGGCCAAGAGTTTGAGACTGAGGCCCCGTTtgagagagcttttggagggccaaaaagtattttctggctctccaaaagcacttttggatgaaaaagggtgtttggtaaaaatttcaagAAGTTGTTTTAGTTTTTTCAGAAAGCTATAAACAGCTTTTtagaagaagctccattttggagctttccgaaaaagctgttttgagctttgtcggaaagctatttttttgaccaaaataccaataataaaatataacaattacatactttatctttttataaacctaaaaatctgttgGAGCCCTAACAAAGAATCCTAGCCGTGAATCAGACTTTCTTCTGTACAAAAAAAGGTATTCTTGTTtcctattattattttatacctttattattatattatactataaatataatattatattacattatatcataatatattaatatgttatgttaaataatttaatattatgttatattatggaaaattaatttacgtaataattataatattttatagctttattattgtattatactataaatataatattatattacattaaatcataatatattaatatgttatgttaaataatctaatattatgttatattatgaaaaattaatgtacgctaataattataatattttgtacctttattattatattatactataaatataatattatattacattatatcataatatattgatatgttatgttaaataatttaatattatattaaattattatgttataatatacaatgttatattactatattataataatattatattacattacaataatattatactatatcatatatttatatattaatatatgttatatttgatTATGTtctgttatataatactatgcaatatcctttatggtaattttgtcgtacaaaagtactttctcagtttatttaccaaacacatgttaaagtgccacagcactttagaaatgtagttaccaaatagcaaacagctttttataaaagctctacttcagaaagctctacttctaaaagctctactgccaacagctcccctaAACAGAGCCTGAGGTTAGTGACTTGGAATTGCTATTAGATGAACCAATCGCTGCAAAGTCAAGGAAAATGATGAAACTTCATGATTTTTTTGTAGATATGATTTTCCTTTTGCTGGTATTACTTTTCGATATGAAACTATTAGCAAACACTCTGAGTGGTCGAATACCAGAACAAATTGGGGCTGCAATAAACTCTGCCTGCTTAAGATGACCAATAATGTTTTGAATGAAACTATTCCACATCAAATTGGTAACCTGTAAGAATTACTCAATCAAAGCAACAATTTCTTCATGGGTATAATATTCCATCACAACTAAGCAAGCTACTAATGCTAAAACACCTCGCATAACAATTTAGGAGGTTCCATTTCATCATCTCTTCGAGGCATGGTTAGCTTGTCATCCATATATAGATTTATCATACCTTCTGGAGGGTCCTTTAATTTTATCTGATAACCAGTTTTTCCAAAATGCTCCAAGAGAGTTGCTTGTTCATGATAGAGCCTTGTGTGGTTATGTGCACGGTTTACCTCCATGTGACACACTTTCAACAAGAAAATGCTAATCAACGCCATAAAGTCATGCTCTTGACAATTATATCTATTCTAGGCTCgttatttcttttattcttgcTTCGCTAAAGTTGCTCTAGCCTTCTTCAAGAAGCACAAAATCCAATTTGAAACAAATGTGGTTAATGGAATGAATGGTTTGGCATTTTGATGGGAAAGATGCATACAACAACATCAGCTTAGCCACAGAAGATTTTGATGACATATTTTGCATTCGCAAAGAGCTTGTGAGGGCTCGTGCAGATATATATTTAGTTCCAGATCAACTATACATTAGGTAGATCTTCCgtgcttatataggatcaaagaactcgaaTAACACCCTCCAGCTAACCTTCTACATAAGATCTCAGATTGTGACAAATAATATTAGAGAAGATTTTAGTACATGATACTATATAAGATACTGCAACATAGGCTCTTTTGGTGTTGACTACAGATCCgccgtggtatttgtgattgatGTTGATTGGAATTAGACCTTTAAACACCCCAAATTTGGCACTAGAACATCGTGATGCCTTACGGGAAGTTGCTCCACTACTAAATACAAGTTTCTTGTATATTAATacatgaaaaaaagaaagtttGGCATCATACTTTTAGAATGAGGAAGAAACCATTGAGTTTGGCTGGGAAAAGAGGCTGAATATTGTCAAGGATGTTGCTGATGTTATATTGTATGCGCACCATGATTGCACTCCACCAATAGTACATGGAGACATAACAAGCAATGACATTCCACTTGATTCAAAATTTAATACTTGCATCACAAAATATGGTATTGCCAAATTGTTGTTGTCACGCCctgaacccagcacccgggtccggtatgcgaccggccgcatgagtcctagagcaatgccctaaagatcatgcaaggcctatgattaacaaaaatttcaataaatccacaagaaattgataattcaaatagacaaatccgtcatgtccaaataaacaaattagttcaattacaagatcttcaaatgttcatcaacatcaaagaaggataaacaaactaactaactaatgactctggtacttgcactctgcgtccatcccatccaaatctatgcatcctgcaactctggtaaagaaacaaaaagaagggggtgagctttacagcccagtaagaacccctacacatccacaccaacacaataataatatgaatttgaaaatcacgaCAAATCAATGCACATATCATAAAATCATATACCGGCTATCAAAAGCTCGAATAATCAGTATAAATATGCAAGTCAAATGTCCACAAAAATTCAGCCACTCAAGTGTGATACGTCATACAATATCTCAAAATCTTcaattaatgttttcaatgctttttctttccattctctattaacttgatccggatcaattatctttccgactttgggctacatcccggtcacgtttccggcccgtgacggggcaatcgatagtatcacatttccagcctgtgacggggcaatcgatagtatcacatttacagcttgtgacggggcaatcggtagtatcatattttcagcctgtgacggggcaatcgataatatcacatttccagcctatgATGGTgcaatcaataataacgagataagcccaaagtccctgttcatttaatcaattcacacacacacattaATTCCCTTTTCCATCTTATATCCGGCCTAGACTAACCAAGGTCACGTTTCtggcccgtgacagggcaatcaatataacatggttagtc
This region includes:
- the LOC103717952 gene encoding probable leucine-rich repeat receptor-like protein kinase At1g35710 gives rise to the protein MGLAGTLISLNFSLLSSLTSLNLTFNKLYGSIPPTISSLSKLASLDLCTNNFIGTIPLQISSLTKLNSFNLSENQISGSIPLWLSNMTRLNFLYLSQNNLSGTIPKELGRLGNLLELTIYTNHITGSIPPTLGNLTRLQLLDCSNNGISGSIPPELGNLVNLVYLDMGYNNLTGFIPLSLGNWTKLDWFGLWDNHLSGSIPHEIGNLVKLTGLSLQQNSLVGSIPTRLGNLTKLEILCLFENQISGSIPHELGNLISLRDLEIYTNLLNGSIPANIGNLTKLEHLYLFENQISGSIPPSFGSLTNLTNLCLFNNRLSGYLPQEFNNITNLKLLQLMNNNFSGNLPHDICKGGVLYYLVLSNNHFEGPIPKSLTNCTSLSTVRLQQNQLSGDVSKNLGVYPHLWYIDLSFNRLSGKLSPNWGGCHNLSLLRISSNKVTGSIPAELGKLTGLQELDLSSNYLSGEIPKDLSKLTNLYNLTLSNNQLVGEVYPEFGELSNLEILDLSANQLRGRVPEQLGNCIKLQSLKLGNNHFNGSIPFQIGNLVNLQVFLDLSYNSFTGEIPSQFGKLNKLEVMNLSHNKLTGHVPSSLSDMISLLSVELSYNELEGPLPNNRIFQNAPVMWFTHNKGLCGVVKGLPSCGSFTTSKDDSNKHHKLLLLITKYAINNASIEEGGFSIWNFNGEDVYNGIIQATEDFDAKYCIGTGAFSSVYKALLPSSKLVAVKKFHQLEIENTPDKQTFWNEIRALTHIQHRNIVKLYGFCSSARHKFLVCEYMERGSLANILRSEGAAELDWSKRVDVVKHIGHALSYMHYDCAPPLVHRDITSNNILLDSEYKACISDFGIARLLKPDSSNWSMLAGTRGYLAPELAYTLRVTEKCDVYSFGVIALEIVMGKHPGDLISTLSSPVGENTFLKDILDPRLPPLTTQAANELVAVVMTAFQCLDNNPHSRPTMRNVSQQLSTIGGRPNSQPLDMIKLCHLIHVKV